The genomic interval CTCAATGTAAATATTACAACCTAATTACcaattaaaaaatgatgcaTTTGTGCACTCATACTTGAAAAACTCATTCCATAACACTTAACATTCACAAGATAAGATGAATGTTGTGTAGAGCCATCTGGCTGATTTtatggaaaacttgaaattttgtgCTAGTTCCTTAAGATTCTGGGAGTCGAGTATCATcgtcaaaaaccttttttgaaatataattgtaattttgatAATTAAGTTATGGCAAAAATAAAGTGTTATGTACATCCATCCCTGCAGAGCATCTTCACTTTTGTCATCTGGCACCCTTTGGTACAATGTGtatctgaagaaaaagaaacggcAATTGCAATATCATTATGACACaatatcaaataaaagattATTCTTCTCTGCTTGTATAGCCTGAGGGAAGGATGCGTGTTTTTCGACCAGCAGGAAGATTTGAACAAGTTGGGGAGAGGTTGGCTGTTGGTCTGGCACTTGACCCTTTGACAGACCTCTTGTCACCTCATATtgcttaactctttacaccctaacatcagcatcaattttctccatactttttttatacttttctttcggtactgaaaaggagaatttgtttttaaatcaaagcttcttaggttgccAATCACTTAATGAATGactcagcagtattactgtaaggagagattagatATTGGTCACAGTTTGAAGGGTTAAGTTCCTCAAGGCCTCCAACCTTCtcagagacaaaagaaaaaacttgcgtTGAAGTGCTACTGCATGTTTTGAGATAACCATCAAATAGTACTTGCATCATGTGAACACAGCATGATTCCATGCACTAGTTAGAAACTtaaaacactttaactcccagaagtgataaacatatAACACCTCCCcagaatatccatacattatccagcaaacagttacTGAGACTACTCAATTTATTgggtaaaagttgttatcctgatttaacaacaaattcttgtaactaattcataagaaaatgtgtagcaactaaaTGGAAGAATtgaaatcagatcttggaggtTCAAGGATTAACATCAGGTTGGACTAAACACTCATCCTTACCTCACTTAGCATTATCCAGTTCAAACTGTTATGACCCAGTACACGTACTCTCATTTCCACAACTTTTCCAATCTCTTCAGGTACTGTGCCATCGGCAAGACCAGCAGGTGTGAACATGCCAACACTTTTGTAACTGGTCAAAGGAAACTCATACttcatgaaatttttctttgcctcTGGTGATCCTTCCCTGCCAGGCTCTAAGGACAAATTCATGCTTTCATGTCAGTACTGAGGAGTTGATTGCGAATAGACCCCAAACTTAGTGTTGATTACGTATTGTTACCTTGCAAAGAGTTTCTTGTCATCACCTTACATTATGTAATGTTATATGAGTAGCAGTATAAATATATTCAGTTGTCCGTGTTGTTTAGGTTACGTTAAGTTAAGTAAGTAAGTAGTTGCATATCTAGCAATTAaagttttcatgttattttaaaaacattggtCTTTGCTTAAACACAACAAGCACCCATTTCAATCTTGGGTGACAAGAGGCACTGTGATGTTtcttttgcccaagaacacatcACAATGTGTTCTTTAGCCCAAGAACACATCACAATGACTGAGCCAGATATAAAACCCAGACATCTCGCCAAGGAGTCCAGAGCACTAATCACAAGGCCGCCACATTTCCCTATCAATTTATCAATCCCGGTTGACCTCCCTTTgggaaagaagaagaggaacaagaaaaaggaaagtttaatttcaaattctacaagaaaaagtgaacaaagagCAAATGACACACCTGGCATCTTCTTTGCCTGAGCCAGGGCCGTAACTGGAAGAACTTCCACTGAAGCATTCCTTATGATATCACCAGGATGCTCAAGATTTCCAGACTTGAAACGAAACCTGTGATTCCATAAGAAATTCAATTTCATCAGTGCCATTAGCAGGTGGATTCAAGCTCTCGTTAAATCAAAAACATTCCATGACAAGATCACTCCATTAAAGTAAAGGCAGAACTATAAAATGTTGGGAAACCAAAGAAAAAGGCTGCTTTTGAACATGAAAAGTatatttgtcaaaattaaaaatgttacaGTACTTTTCTATTGTGATTTCTTGATCAAATTTGAATCTCATGACATCATCAGTATGGGGAGGGTAAGCCCAGAAGAATGTCTGCCCTTTGTATGCACGGTCTATGGTGTAGCCTTGATATGGTTCCAGTGATGAAATTGACACAGCCTTGGGGTTTAAGTGAGCTTGGAACAATGGTGCTTTCTTGAAGTCTTTATCCTAGAGATCACGCAACAACAGATACAAGTCATTTTGTTCCTAAAAAAGTCTTCCTTTAAAGCAACATTCCTTAGAGCAAGTTTTTCTCAACAAGTTTTTCCATAAATTGAAATCAAAACCAATAGTTTGTGAGGGATACCTAAAACATAATTGGAATtgtcagaagtgattaacatgtaacttctcctcatACTATTCAAAAGACATACATCAtccaggtgatgagaatacttgaacctatcaggtagaagttgttatcttgatctgtaaccaaattctcgtaactaatttttaaggaaatgtttagcagctagaggggagaattaacaatcagatcttgagagttaaagggttaaatacacCAGGCTTACAattaagttttgtttctttcctttcagtgATGATTCTTTGCCAACATGTTGAAAGAGAGAAGGTTTGAACCTTATTCGTAAGTGTGACTTCTCTCTTGCACAGTGTTGctgcaaaaagagaaaatttaaatttctctgGTCAACATTTTTATTCAATCAATTCacttacaaaatgaaaaaaagactggttggttgaaaatttttgttcaaaatattctgATTTCCTGTTGAGTAATTTACTCTCACTGACACTCAGCTGAAATGTGCTCTGTATCAGGGAGAAGCTTCTAAGCTGCACTCTTAAAAGTATCACTTGGTGTCTGATGACACTTGTCTCAGAAATCTAGGGTGCACAGCTCCTAAAAGCTTCCATGAAAGAGAAGCTTTGCAAGCTTCCTGAGAACAAAAACCAATGGCCcacatcaaattctcagaattaaaaCTCTAAAAAAAGAATGGTAGATAGTGCAGAAAGTTACtattaaaaacaatttgagattttgggagtgaaagggttaaaaaagtcGTGTCATAAAAGCCTCTTATACAATCTTGGGAGTGATAAGATTAATACTTAatcctttaatccctaagagtgacaaggttctaatttctccttacaatatcactcctggatcaaatgtttaagtcatgagaataaaggaaatgatcattaactaaaagatgctcttgattgttaaagaaattctctttgtcagtaccataggaaatgtaaagagaacagtgtgaagaaaatgtatactgatgttagggtgtaaaggcttaatagtaaaacaaaagataactACTTACTTGATCTTTTTCAGGGTTACAGACTTTGACCCACAAAATGTGATCCATCAGCCAGTCAACAGGTTTGTCTTTATGAAACATTAGAAAGAACTCCACAACCATACTCAAGTCGCTTGAACGGAAAAGCTTTCCTGTTAAtcgtgtcaaaaaaaaaattgaaaggggACCTGTGAGTCAGACTGGAGTCTTGCCCAAgacaaaacatacaaaacacCTTTACCAATAAATCCAAGAGCTGAGAACTCCAAAATAAGCCactgatttgtttcttgttgAAGTGCAAATGTTTTGATTGTTGAAGCAAAAGATGGTGTGGCCACAATGTCATCTTCCAGCTAAATAGAAAGAGGCAATTAAACTTTTTAACATTGAGGTGATaatcatttgataaataaaatatgtatAAAGTAGAAATTACTGCACCTGAACATAAAATCTTGCTTTTTTCTGGCAGTACATCATCAAGTAACAAAAATCAAGATTCTGTTTTGTTCTCCACCTAAATCAAAATAGTATCCAAAATCACAAGAAACAAACAGtgaaaaaatggaataaaagaCGGCTAAGAAAAGAGGATTCCACACCAGGTAAGGCAGTCAGCTGCAGGAGATGCAGGGAAATAACAACTACCGGTAATGCGCTGAATTTAAGATCATAGTGTCTGCTTTTGAGCCTGGCCCAGGTTGTTGTTTTGAGTTCTTGGGCTTAACACTTTCCTCTTACAGTGCTCCTGTAATTTCACCCCACTCTTTTAGAAAAAGTTTTGAGGAAATCGAACAAGATTCTGGAAATGTGAGGGAGACATACAGAAATATTCTGCTGATTGCttggttttaaagaaaatatattgagCTCTGACAGTACTGCTAAACATACAGCTTGCAAGCCAAGCCATTTGGGACATTTTCCCTTCTCACTCATGCAGGTAGATCTTCATCTTCTACCCATCTTCCTTATGTATTCCACAAAAGTTGCATCACTAGGTGATTTCAAGACATGTTCACTTACTTGACTCTTTCTCTTGAATCTCCAAATGTTAGTGGAACAGTATCCAGATCTGGGTAAAAACTTGCTGAAGGTGAGACAATTTCTATCAATCCTGAATCAACATCTATAGGAAATCTGCAGAACAAGAGATGGGCACATATCAGTTTCAACATTACCCAACACAGTGATTAAAACAGACAGCcaaaaaccaaataattttattaCCTTTGCTGGACGCCATTAGCTACATCTTTACTAAATTCTATATCagtctgcaaaaaaaaaaaaaaaaatttggaaaatgtttAGCATTTGATACGTGCACTTTATAACTGCACTTTTGCTGGATCTGCATAGTTTGCATCCAGCAAAATGATACAATCAATTGCAATGTTCCcttgtaaagaattaaaatcCTTCTGGTCTTCAGAGCTTTATAAACATTTAGCTGATGAAGTTTGGATCATACAGACACATATGGACAAAAATTTCCAGTGGCAAGTAAAGGTTGCCCTGTGAAAGCTGGAAAATTACTATTAataattctatcttgttataaataactttttttctaatgAGTAAATATACTTCCCTTCCTTAACcttttaagtcccactagtgaccaagatagaatttctccttacactatctacacaatatcaagcagacaagtaatgagaataaagaagaatatcaattgggggattatttgttgatccaattccaaattctccaaactaacatcatatgaattgtatgacagacaataaggagaatttactaataagatcttgggagttaaagggttaagctcaACATTTTTTACTCATTTACCTCACCAACAAAAATGACTATAACACAGTCATCTTTATCTTCCTGAGACATTGCATCTAGTAGTGAAGCAAGTGTATCCAATAGGTAGGACGTCCTCTCTCGCTTTATTGTGGGAATTCCAAAAATTAGAGacactgaaaaaaacaaagtattcaATAGATcaatcaagtaaaaaaatagaCAACTTAAATACTTCTGTGATGCTCAAGCCttctttattttgtatattgaaaattatgcCCATTTTTGTATTCGATTCAAGGCATTGTTTCATTGCGGGCCTTTGCACCAACttactttacgatttttatcCAGGGATTGTCactccttttattttcattcattaataataaaagtaaacttaatttcttgtcagtaaaaggctattgtgtttatatgataaacaattgaaaataatacaCGATTGCTGGTAGATAtcatggaatttttcttcttatgTTCAAATCCATATCTCCCTTGTTCGCTGTGCTCACTTGTGAGCTATTtatatcgagttgaacactccAAGAGGAGTTCCATAACTCCGCGCACCCAAGTATTATCCTCTATATCTCCACTACATGATGCACCTGAAAACATACATACCTCCTTGGCGGTCCTTAGATACATGCAAAGCGGGCTTTAGGCTGCCAGGAGAATCCATTAGATGAGGCATAAAATTATAAATACTTGGTAACTGGAGCACATTTTGATTGTCAAAAAATAGCCTGGATGAATTCTTAAAGTCAGTATGAGTAATAGAGTTGTTAGTTCTTCTATTTCTTGCAGCTTCCAATTTAGTCAACTGTTCCTTAA from Pocillopora verrucosa isolate sample1 chromosome 14, ASM3666991v2, whole genome shotgun sequence carries:
- the LOC131784303 gene encoding alpha-1,3-mannosyl-glycoprotein 4-beta-N-acetylglucosaminyltransferase A, which encodes MIWTAVRRNRLLVFVIIVLCPLMYHFLLERERLPQRVESNQIDEELIKKIHTLRERLRDAEFQNSARSHELISLKEQLTKLEAARNRRTNNSITHTDFKNSSRLFFDNQNVLQLPSIYNFMPHLMDSPGSLKPALHVSKDRQGVSLIFGIPTIKRERTSYLLDTLASLLDAMSQEDKDDCVIVIFVGETDIEFSKDVANGVQQRFPIDVDSGLIEIVSPSASFYPDLDTVPLTFGDSRERVKWRTKQNLDFCYLMMYCQKKARFYVQLEDDIVATPSFASTIKTFALQQETNQWLILEFSALGFIGKLFRSSDLSMVVEFFLMFHKDKPVDWLMDHILWVKVCNPEKDQQHCAREKSHLRIRFKPSLFQHVGKESSLKGKKQNLIDKDFKKAPLFQAHLNPKAVSISSLEPYQGYTIDRAYKGQTFFWAYPPHTDDVMRFKFDQEITIEKFRFKSGNLEHPGDIIRNASVEVLPVTALAQAKKMPEPGREGSPEAKKNFMKYEFPLTSYKSVGMFTPAGLADGTVPEEIGKVVEMRVRVLGHNSLNWIMLSEIHIVPKGAR